A stretch of Henckelia pumila isolate YLH828 chromosome 4, ASM3356847v2, whole genome shotgun sequence DNA encodes these proteins:
- the LOC140864378 gene encoding protein LIGHT-DEPENDENT SHORT HYPOCOTYLS 10-like, with protein MNSPPATIMSKDSVEASASCKHQKPPPLSRYESQKRRDWNTFGQYLKNQRPPLTMSQFSCSHVLEFLRYLDQFGKTKVHLPGCMFFGQPDPPAPCTCPLKQAWGSLDALIGRLRAAYEEHGGSPEINPFGNGSIRVYLREVKECQAKARGIAFKKKKKKKISHPIMNLRQPT; from the coding sequence ATGAATTCTCCACCTGCAACGATCATGTCCAAGGATTCTGTCGAAGCTTCAGCCAGCTGCAAGCACCAGAAGCCGCCGCCACTCAGCCGCTACGAGTCTCAAAAGAGAAGGGACTGGAACACTTTCGGGCAGTACTTGAAAAACCAGAGACCTCCACTCACGATGTCTCAGTTCAGCTGCAGCCATGTCCTTGAATTTCTCCGGTACCTAGACCAGTTCGGGAAAACTAAGGTTCACCTGCCCGGTTGCATGTTCTTCGGGCAGCCCGATCCCCCGGCGCCTTGCACCTGCCCCTTGAAGCAGGCTTGGGGGAGCCTCGACGCTTTGATCGGACGGCTTCGGGCAGCTTACGAAGAGCACGGCGGATCACCGGAGATTAACCCTTTTGGCAACGGATCAATCCGCGTTTACTTGCGTGAAGTCAAGGAATGCCAAGCTAAGGCAAGAGGGATTGCGttcaagaagaagaagaagaagaaaatcagCCATCCGATCATGAATCTGAGGCAACCCACttga